The genomic region GACCTAAAGGTGTAATGTTATCTCATAAAAACATCTCTAGTAATGCCATCACTAGTGCGACTAGATTACCTATTGATTTAGGTAAATCAAAAGCGCTTAGTTTCTTACCTGTATGTCATATTTATGAACGCATGTTACAATATATGTATACCTACACAGGTACAGGTATTTATTTTGCAGAGTCTATAGAAACGATATCAGACAACTTAAAAGAAATTCAACCAGAAGTGATGAGCGCCGTACCGCGCCTACTCGAGAAAGTATACGATAAAATCATCGCAAAAGGTACAGATCTTACTGGAATTAAAAAGAAACTTTTCTTCTGGGCTGTTGAACTAGGTCTAGAATGGGAACCTTATGGAGCAAATGGTTGGTGGTACGAGAAAAAACTAGGATTAGCAAAGAAACTCATCTTTTCAAAATGGCAAGAAGCATTAGGAGGTAACCTTAAAGCAATCGCTAGTGGTAGTGCTGCACTACAACCACGACTGGCTAGAGTCTTTAATGCAGCAGGTGTTCCAGTTATGGAAGGATATGGACTTACTGAAACATCACCTGTTATATCTGTCAATGACTTGCGTGATGGTGGTTTTAAAATAGGAACAGTAGGTAAAATTTTACCTAATACTGATGTGCAAATTGCCGAAGATGGTGAAATCATCATCAACGGACCACAACGCATGATGGGCTATTATAAAGATCCTGAAAAAACTGCCGAGGCCATCGATGAAAACGGTTATTTCCATACCGGAGATATAGGAGAAATAGATAGCCAAGGTTTCCTTAAAATTACAGATCGTAAAAAAGAGATGTTTAAAACATCTGGTGGTAAATACATCGCACCACAATTAATTGAAAATACAATGAAACAAAGTCGTTTCATAGAACAAATAATGGTGATAGGTGAAGGAGAAAAAATGCCAGCAGCATTTATACAACCTAACTTCGAATTTTTGGCAGATTGGGCACAACGCAAAGGTATAGTCTATGACGACTGGAAAGACTTATGCTCTCAAGAACGTATCATTAACAGATATCAAAAAGAAATAGATTTCTATAATACTAAATTTGGTAACTGGGAACGCATAAAGAAATTTGAGTTAACTCCAGAAGAATGGACCATTGAGGAAGGGCACCTCACTCCTACTTTAAAACTTAAAAGACGTGTTATAAAAGCACGTTATAAAGAATTGTATGACCAGATTTATGGTAATTCAAAAATATAACAGTCATATTTAAAATTGAAGAGCTGCGCCATGTGTGCAGCTCTTTTACTTTCAACTCACAAACATTATATCCATTTGTACGCAATAGTAGATGTAGAAACTACAGGAGGAAAATTTAATGAAGAAGGCATAACAGAAATTGCCATCTATAAATTTGATGGGCACGAAATTGTAGATCAATTTGCTAGTCTTGTAAATCCCGAAAAAGAAATACAACCTTTTGTTGTAAAATTAACAGGTATCAATAATAAAATGCTGGCACGCGCGCCTAAATTTTATGAAGTCGCAAAACGTGTGATTGAAATTATGGATGGTGCCGTATTAGTAGCTCATAACGCTAACTTTGACTATCGCATGTTGCGTATTGAGTTTGAACGGTTGGGATATGATTTTCATACTCAAACCTTGTGCACCGTTGAATTAGCACAAAAGTTAATGCCTGAAGAAGACAGTTACAGCCTGGGCAAATTAACACGATCACTGGGTATTCCTATTACAGATAGACATAGAGCAACCGGTGATGCTCTAGCTACTGTAAAACTTTTTAAAATGTTAATGACTAAAGATATAGACAAAACCATCATATCCACCAGTCTTAAATCAGAAACACGTAAAAAAGTAGAACCCAATCTTAAAAAATTAATAGAAAAATCTGCTTCAACAACAGGTGTCTATTATCTATATAATCAGGATAATGATTTGATTTACTTAGGTAAGAGTAAAAATATTAAAAAGAGAATAACGCAACTTTTTACAAGCTCACAGCCCAAACAAAAAAAAATGCAAAATCTAGTTGCAGATATTTCATATGAGAAAACCGGCAATGAGTTAATTGCATTATTGAAAGAAAATGTTGAGATTAAAAAAAACAAACCTAAATTCAACAAATCATTAAGAAAAAAGAATTTTTCTCATGGCCTCTATTCATTCATAGATCAGGATGGATATATCAACCTTAAAGTAAAAAGTATAGGAAAAGATATGGGTTATATTACCAGTTTCAGTTCTATGAAGTCTGGTAAGAACTTCTTAGAGAAAACAGTCTCGCAACATCAATTATGTAAAAAATTAGTAGGTTTAGAAAATCCAGAAACACATTGCGAAAACTACTCTACTGACAGATGTTCAGGCGCTTGTATAGCTCAAGAAGATATCGATGCTTATAATAACAAAGTGCAAGAAGTAATTAGCATGCACAGCTTTATCAATAAAAATATTATTATAGTAGATACTGGTCGTGAAACTACAGAACGTAGCGCCATTATGATAGAAGATGGAGTTGTCCTAGGATATGGGTTTGTGGACCTACAATTTCAGGTAACGCATCCGCAAGTTCTTAAAAAAGTGATTACTCCACTAACTAATGAATTAGATACCAGACATATCGTACAAAGTTATTTAAGACATAAAAGAGTTAAAAGAATTATAGAGTATTAATATTACGCTTTCGCGAAAGCGTATTGAAAATCATCACCATGGATAACAAAGGAAAATTATACCTTATTCCAGTTACATTAGGAGAAATTAATCCTTTTGAAGTATTACCACTATCTATAAAAAAAGTGGTAGAAAATGTGAATCATTATGTAGTTGAAAATGAAAAAACAGCACGTAGATTTATAAAGAGTGTCGTGCCTTCAAAACCACAACCAGAACTTATTTTATTTTCTATTAATAAGTATACTGACCCATCAGAAATTCCTAGCTTTTTAGAACCATGTTTACAAGGACATGATATGGGTGTAATGAGTGAAGCTGGTGTACCTGGCGTTGCTGATCCTGGAGCTGATGTTATAAAGATAGCTCATCAAAAAGGTATACAAGTAGTACCTTTAGTAGGACCTAGCTCTATATTAATGGCAGTGATGGCTAGTGGACTAAATGGCCAGAATTTTGCATTTTGCGGTTACCTACCTATAGATAATATGGAACGACGTAAGAGAATAAAAGAGTTAGAAAATCGTTCATTTATTGAACAACAATCACAATTATTTATTGAAACTCCATATAGAAATAATAAAATGATGGAAGAATTGCTTCTACAACTTCATCCTAGTACTGAGGTCTGTGTCGCTTGTGATATTACCTTGCCTACAGAGTTTATTAAAACTATGTCAGTGGATTTATGGAAAAAGCAAGTACCAGATTTACATAAAAGACCTACCATATTTATGATACATAAAAAGAACTAAAAAAATAAAATAGATGACGCAACCTTTTAACTAATAAGACATCTATCTATCAAACATAATACTAACTAACTGAATTAAAACAGGAAAATTAATATGTTGATAAGGTCGTGACAAATCCTTTTAACGATGATTTTATAGGTTCATAGAACTCATAAAATTAACTTAATTTCCCAACCTCAAAACTTACTCTTATGAAAAAGATTTTACTCGCTTTTTTATTTATTCTACCGCTTTTATCAAACGCCCAAGGTGAAGCTTCTTGGTGGTTCTTTGGCCATAATGGTGGAGTAGATTTCAATTCTGGTGTACCATTAGGAAATGGATCAGGTTCTTTATTCACATTTGAAGGTTGTTCAACTATATCTGATGAATGTGGTAACCTGTTAATGTACTCTGATGGTTCTACCGTATGGAATAGAAATCATGTATCTATGCCTAATGGAACCGGACTTTCAGGAAATTCAAGTAGTGCGCAATCTGCCATTATAATACCTGATTTACAAGTAAGTAATGTTTACTTTGTTGTAACCATTAGCGCAGGTGCTGGTTTACAATATAGTATCGTTAATATGAATTTAGATGGTGGTTTAGGAGATGTTGTTCCTGGTCGTAAAAACATTCAGATTCAACAAAATACTCAAGAAAAAGTAACCGCTACATTGAACGCTAACGGTGATAGATACTGGATTGTAACTTTTGATGACCCAACTTATACCGCTTACCAAGCTGGTGGTGGTCTTATAGACACTAACCCTACTCGTGTTGTTAGTTCAAGTATTCCAGTAACAAGTGCTTTAACAGATGCTAGAGGATATATTAGATTATCACCAGATGGATCAAAGATAGCTAATACTTCAATAGGTAATGCTGGTAGTGCCTTTTTATGTGACTTTAATAATGCTACAGGTGTTGTTAGTAATCCTGTTACTTTAACAAATGGTTCTAGTGGATCTAATCGTTTTTATGGTGCCGAATTCTCACCTAATTCACAACTTCTTTATCTTAACGCTAATAGTCAAGATACAGGTAACGGTTGCGGAACTTCTAATGTTAGAGAAGTAATACAATATAACATTAATGGTCCAGCAGGATGGCAAACTTCTCCTGTTGCATTAGGTAATGTAACTGGAACAGCAACGGGCCGTGGTGGATTACAATTGGGAATAGATGGTAAAATATACCAAGCAAGAACTTGTCAACCATGGCTAGGTGTAATTAGAGATCCTAACTCGCTAGGAACAGGTGCTAATTATGTTGATGATGGTGTAGCCCTAGCGCCAGGAACGACCTCTAGAGAAGGTTTACCTCCATTTATTACTTCCTTCTTTGAGCCTTCTTTCTTAGCTACTGATGCTAACATGGGTTCTGGTGGTGGAAACAATAACCCAGAAACTGATTTCTGTGATGGGACTCCTATTCAGTTTGACTCTAGTGGTAGTGGTCTTTGTGCTACAGCGACGGTAAATTGGGATTTTGGTGATGGTACTACAGATAATACATTTAATCCAGTACACACATTTCCAGCTCCTGGTGATTATACTGTAACACTTACAGTAACTAGCGGATTCTATTCTAATACAGCTGTTGATGTAATTAGTATTTATGAGATTCCTACCGCAAATCCTGTGAATAATGTGTTTTTATGTGATTCTGATATGAATGGATCTGAAGACAGAGATCTTTCCTCATCAGAAACATCACAAATCATAGGTGCACAGACTAATCCTAATTTTGTGGTTACATATTATTTAACTCAAAACAATGCAGATAATAATACAGGTGCAATAACTTTACCTTACACGTTTAACGTAGGTACAACAACGATTTATGCTAGAATTACAAATGATTTAAATGCAGCTTCTAGAGAATGTTTTGAAACTACCTCTTTTGATGTTATAGTAGCAAATGGTTCTGGTGCCACTGCGCCTGCAGATTTAGTAGTTTGTGATGATGACAATGACGGTTTCTTTACATTTGATTTAACATCTGTAGAAACTGAAGTATTGAACGGTCTGCCAGCAGCGCAGTTTACCATCACTTATCATACAACATTAACAGATGCACAAAATGGCACAGCAAACATCCCTAATCCTGCTAGTTATGTAAATACTATAGCAAATGGTCCTGAAACTATTTTTGTAAGATTAGAAGACATGAATCCAGGTGGATGTAATTCTACTACCGATTTTGATATCTCAGTATTTGATACTCCTACAGCAAATGTTGTTCCTGATTCCGCTCTTTGTGATACAGGAAATGATAATACAGAAGATGTTACTTTAACCTCTTTTGACAGTGATGTTCTATTAGCTCAAACAAATACTAACTATGTAATCACCTACCACTTAACACAAGCAGATGCTGACGCAGATACAGCAGCACTTACTTCTCCTTACAGCATGGTTGGAACAACTACCTTTTATGTGCGTATCGATAACTCGAGTAATGAACCTTGCTATGATACGTCATCTTTCACGATTACATTAGATGCACAGCCAGTTGCAAATGCAGTTACAGAATATCGCTTATGTGATGATGTATCAAATAATGGTTCTGAAGTATTTGATTTATCCACTAAGGATATTGAGGTATTAGGATCTCAAAATCCAGCAGACTTTAACATCATGTATTTTGTATCTCAAGCCGACGCTGATGCTGGTATCGCTGGTGGAGCCTCACCGGTAATGCCTAATTATAGTAGTGCTGGACAGACGATGTATGTGCGTATTGAGAATGCAAATAATGCTTCATGTTATGAAACAACAACATTTGACTTAATTGTAGATGATATACCTGTAGCAGCAGCACCTATGACCTTAATCGTATGTGATGACACCACAAATGATGGTGTAGAAGATATTACCTTATCTCAATTTGATACAGATGTGTTAAACGGTCAAACGCAAACTACTTTTGTCGTTAGCTATCATGGCTCTCAAGCAGATGCTGATAATGACGCAAGTCCACTACCAGCAGTTTATCAGGTAAGTTTAGGTACAACAACCGTTTATGCTCGTATTGACAACTCAGAAAATGAAACATGTGCATCAGTTGTGTCTTTTGATATTATCTTAAATGAGCAAGCGATTGCAAACACAGTTACTGAATATAGAATTTGTGATGATGCTTCAAACGACGGATTAGAAGACTTTGATCTTTCTACTAAAGATGTAGAAGTATTAGGAGCTCAAACAGCAGCAAACTTTAATATAGAATACTTCACCTCTCAAGCAGACGCTGACTTAGGTTCTGTAGGTGGTGCGACACCATTGACAATTCCTTACAATAGTGGCGATGATACCATCTTTGTTAGAATCGAGACTATCGCAAATGCAGACTGTTACAACACCACAAGCTTTGACATCTTTGTAGATGAATTACCTATAGCTGGTACACCAGCAAATGTGATTGTTTGTGATGACCCTTCAAATGATGGTGTTGAAGATGTGAACTTAGCACAGTTTGATGCTGAAATTCTAAATGGACAGACTAATCCTAGTTTTGTAGTTTCTTATCACGCATCACAAGCAGATGCTGACAATGATGTCGCACCACTAGCGAGTCCTTTTACAGTAAGTACCACTACTCCTAACCTTTTTGCAAGAATAGATAATGGAGATAATAACGATTGTTATACAACGACTAGCTTCCAGTTTGTAATCAGCCCTACACCTACTGCAAATACAGTTCAAAATATGATAGCTTGTGATGACGCAGGTAATGATGGTTCTGAAATATTTGATCTATCTATGGCTGATGCTCAAGTCCTTAATGGACAAAACGCTGCTAGCTTTAATATAACCTATCACCCATCACAAGCAGATGCTGATGCTAATACAGCGGCGCTACCTACTTCTTACGCAAGTAGTACGACCACACCAGAAACGGTATATGTAAGAATAGAAAGTAATACAAATACTCAATGTTTTGATACGACTAGCTTTACGCTTACAGTAAGCGTACAACCTACTGCTGGAGTAGCCTTAGATCAACGTGGTTGTGACGATGCTAGTAACGATGGAATTGAGGAATTTGATTTCAGCAATGTAGATACAGAGATATTAAATGGGCAATCTGCTTCAGACTTTACGGTTACTTATCACACCTCACAAGCAAATGCAGATAGCGGTGCTAATGCTCTTACATTCCCATACACTAACGTATCTCAATCGCAAACAATCTATGCAAGAATCGAGAACAATTTAAACACTGATTGTTATGATACCTCTAGTTTTGGTATTGAAGTATTTGCTAGACCTGTAATTGCAAATCAAGGACCTATCACCATATGTGCTGGTATAGATGAAGTACTTGACGCAGGTGCTGGTTATACTAGTTACTTATGGTCTACAGGAGAAATGACTCAAACCATTACCGTTAATCAAGGTGGTGATTATGACGTGACTGTTTTTAATGCAGACGGTTGTGATTCTACAGCAACTATTACAGTAATCGAGTCTGATGTAGCCGTGATAGAACGTATCGATATCGGACAATTTGAAGTAAACACTAATCAACTTACAGCTATCGTGACAGGTAGCGGTGATTATGAATATTCACTAGATGATTTTGTATATCAAGACAGTCCTAGATTCAACAATCTATATCCTGGATACTACACGATTTATGTTAAAGATAAAAATGGCTGTGGAACTGTATCAATGGATGCTGTAATCATAGGTGGACCACCTTACTTCACACCTAATCAAGATGGATACCACGATACATGGCAAGTAATCGCTATAGAAACTGTTCCAGATGCTAACATTTACATCTTTGACCGTTACGGCAAATTGATTAAGCAAATCGATGCACAAGGAATAGGCTGGGATGGAACTTATAATGGAAAC from Nonlabens arenilitoris harbors:
- a CDS encoding AMP-dependent synthetase/ligase; the protein is MQVKRLFDFPLYQLKNYPREDSLVTKYNGEWKKTSTQSFIDQANAISRGLIELGIQPNDKVAIISSVNRSEWNIVDIGIMQTGAQDVPVYPTISEEDYQYVLNHSESKYVFVSDEEVRNKVLSIKDQVPSLIEVYSFDNIAGCKNWEEVKELGASQNHQAELDKRMAAITEEDLATLIYTSGTTGRPKGVMLSHKNISSNAITSATRLPIDLGKSKALSFLPVCHIYERMLQYMYTYTGTGIYFAESIETISDNLKEIQPEVMSAVPRLLEKVYDKIIAKGTDLTGIKKKLFFWAVELGLEWEPYGANGWWYEKKLGLAKKLIFSKWQEALGGNLKAIASGSAALQPRLARVFNAAGVPVMEGYGLTETSPVISVNDLRDGGFKIGTVGKILPNTDVQIAEDGEIIINGPQRMMGYYKDPEKTAEAIDENGYFHTGDIGEIDSQGFLKITDRKKEMFKTSGGKYIAPQLIENTMKQSRFIEQIMVIGEGEKMPAAFIQPNFEFLADWAQRKGIVYDDWKDLCSQERIINRYQKEIDFYNTKFGNWERIKKFELTPEEWTIEEGHLTPTLKLKRRVIKARYKELYDQIYGNSKI
- a CDS encoding exonuclease domain-containing protein, which produces MYAIVDVETTGGKFNEEGITEIAIYKFDGHEIVDQFASLVNPEKEIQPFVVKLTGINNKMLARAPKFYEVAKRVIEIMDGAVLVAHNANFDYRMLRIEFERLGYDFHTQTLCTVELAQKLMPEEDSYSLGKLTRSLGIPITDRHRATGDALATVKLFKMLMTKDIDKTIISTSLKSETRKKVEPNLKKLIEKSASTTGVYYLYNQDNDLIYLGKSKNIKKRITQLFTSSQPKQKKMQNLVADISYEKTGNELIALLKENVEIKKNKPKFNKSLRKKNFSHGLYSFIDQDGYINLKVKSIGKDMGYITSFSSMKSGKNFLEKTVSQHQLCKKLVGLENPETHCENYSTDRCSGACIAQEDIDAYNNKVQEVISMHSFINKNIIIVDTGRETTERSAIMIEDGVVLGYGFVDLQFQVTHPQVLKKVITPLTNELDTRHIVQSYLRHKRVKRIIEY
- a CDS encoding SAM-dependent methyltransferase; amino-acid sequence: MDNKGKLYLIPVTLGEINPFEVLPLSIKKVVENVNHYVVENEKTARRFIKSVVPSKPQPELILFSINKYTDPSEIPSFLEPCLQGHDMGVMSEAGVPGVADPGADVIKIAHQKGIQVVPLVGPSSILMAVMASGLNGQNFAFCGYLPIDNMERRKRIKELENRSFIEQQSQLFIETPYRNNKMMEELLLQLHPSTEVCVACDITLPTEFIKTMSVDLWKKQVPDLHKRPTIFMIHKKN
- a CDS encoding T9SS type B sorting domain-containing protein — encoded protein: MKKILLAFLFILPLLSNAQGEASWWFFGHNGGVDFNSGVPLGNGSGSLFTFEGCSTISDECGNLLMYSDGSTVWNRNHVSMPNGTGLSGNSSSAQSAIIIPDLQVSNVYFVVTISAGAGLQYSIVNMNLDGGLGDVVPGRKNIQIQQNTQEKVTATLNANGDRYWIVTFDDPTYTAYQAGGGLIDTNPTRVVSSSIPVTSALTDARGYIRLSPDGSKIANTSIGNAGSAFLCDFNNATGVVSNPVTLTNGSSGSNRFYGAEFSPNSQLLYLNANSQDTGNGCGTSNVREVIQYNINGPAGWQTSPVALGNVTGTATGRGGLQLGIDGKIYQARTCQPWLGVIRDPNSLGTGANYVDDGVALAPGTTSREGLPPFITSFFEPSFLATDANMGSGGGNNNPETDFCDGTPIQFDSSGSGLCATATVNWDFGDGTTDNTFNPVHTFPAPGDYTVTLTVTSGFYSNTAVDVISIYEIPTANPVNNVFLCDSDMNGSEDRDLSSSETSQIIGAQTNPNFVVTYYLTQNNADNNTGAITLPYTFNVGTTTIYARITNDLNAASRECFETTSFDVIVANGSGATAPADLVVCDDDNDGFFTFDLTSVETEVLNGLPAAQFTITYHTTLTDAQNGTANIPNPASYVNTIANGPETIFVRLEDMNPGGCNSTTDFDISVFDTPTANVVPDSALCDTGNDNTEDVTLTSFDSDVLLAQTNTNYVITYHLTQADADADTAALTSPYSMVGTTTFYVRIDNSSNEPCYDTSSFTITLDAQPVANAVTEYRLCDDVSNNGSEVFDLSTKDIEVLGSQNPADFNIMYFVSQADADAGIAGGASPVMPNYSSAGQTMYVRIENANNASCYETTTFDLIVDDIPVAAAPMTLIVCDDTTNDGVEDITLSQFDTDVLNGQTQTTFVVSYHGSQADADNDASPLPAVYQVSLGTTTVYARIDNSENETCASVVSFDIILNEQAIANTVTEYRICDDASNDGLEDFDLSTKDVEVLGAQTAANFNIEYFTSQADADLGSVGGATPLTIPYNSGDDTIFVRIETIANADCYNTTSFDIFVDELPIAGTPANVIVCDDPSNDGVEDVNLAQFDAEILNGQTNPSFVVSYHASQADADNDVAPLASPFTVSTTTPNLFARIDNGDNNDCYTTTSFQFVISPTPTANTVQNMIACDDAGNDGSEIFDLSMADAQVLNGQNAASFNITYHPSQADADANTAALPTSYASSTTTPETVYVRIESNTNTQCFDTTSFTLTVSVQPTAGVALDQRGCDDASNDGIEEFDFSNVDTEILNGQSASDFTVTYHTSQANADSGANALTFPYTNVSQSQTIYARIENNLNTDCYDTSSFGIEVFARPVIANQGPITICAGIDEVLDAGAGYTSYLWSTGEMTQTITVNQGGDYDVTVFNADGCDSTATITVIESDVAVIERIDIGQFEVNTNQLTAIVTGSGDYEYSLDDFVYQDSPRFNNLYPGYYTIYVKDKNGCGTVSMDAVIIGGPPYFTPNQDGYHDTWQVIAIETVPDANIYIFDRYGKLIKQIDAQGIGWDGTYNGNPMPSSDYWYLVELSDGRSFKGHFALKR